Part of the Acidimicrobiia bacterium genome, CCGGCTCGAAGGTGAAGAGCGCGCTTGCCCCAAGCCGGGCGGCCAAGCGGCGAGCCTGGGTGGACTTTCCACTCCCCTCCCCGCCCTCAAAGGCGATCAGGTAGCCGCTCATTCGTCGGCCTCGTGTTCCTTTGCCTCACGCTCATAGTTGCGGCGAGATTCAGTAATGGGCGCCGTGAGACCGGAAACCAGTTCGGCACCCTCTTGCAGCAGAAACTTGTCGAGAGCACTGGGGGATTCGTCGCTCAGCGCAACGGTGTAGGCCTGTCCGGCCCGGAGCGATAACACCGCCAGCACCCCCGCCCCCAGGATGATCACGCCAGCCAGCCACAAGGTGAGACGCACCCCGGGGATGGCCACACTCACCCCACCAATATCCACTGCGCCGCCGAACAAGTTCTGACTCAGCCGCCCCAAGGCAGCGGCGAGGAAGGGGCCCACCGCAAAAGCGATAAGCACACAGAAGCGCGCCAGCGTGTACAACGCCGAGAAGATCCGACCTCGCAGTTCGTCGTCCACGCTCTCGTGTAACAGGGTGAACCCCAGGACGTAGACCGACCCGGCGCACACCCCCATCATCCCGACGAACAACGAGGCGGCGCCGAGCGCCGACATCGAAGCCGCCAGGATGAGGGACGCGCCCGCCCCGAACACCGACCAGGTGAAGACCCGCGCCTTGGGGATGTGGCGCTGGAACACCGACAGCAGCACCACTCCCACCGCCACACCGCAACCGAGCGCAAAGATCAACAGCCCGAAGCCCGCCGTGCCGGCATCGAGTACCTGATCAGCGAAGATCGGTCCGAGCGGCACCAACATGCCCCCACCCACCAGTCCAGTGGCGAGACCCACGTTCACTGCCCGCACGACGGGGTTCACAAAAATGAACTTCCACCCCTCCTTGAGTTCGTGGAAGGCCTGGCCGAAATCCATGCGCCGCCCGTCCGCCGAAGCCTTGCGCTCGTTCTTCGGGAGGGTGAGTTTGGAAATCATGAAGGCCGAGAGCAGGAAGGTAGCGGCATCCACGTAGAAGGCCAGGCCGACCTGATTGGTGCGCAAGGCGTCAAAGGCGTCGATCTTGCCCAGGGCCGCGCTGATACCGGCAAGCACCGAGAACAACCCGGCGGCGATAGGCATCGTGCCGTAGGCAGCCACCAGTGACAGTGAATTGGCCGTAGTGAGGTGGCTGGCCGGCACGAGGTTGGGCACCGACGCTTCCTTCGCTGGGGTCCACAACAGGGTGAAACACTCCAGCACCAACGAGGCGACGACTAGGCCGAACACCGTGTCGACGAAGGGAAGGGTGAGCAACACCGCCGCTCGTCCGAGGTCGCAGCACACCATCACGCGTTTGCGGTCGAATCGATCGGCGACCACCCCCGATGCGGCACCGAAGAAGAAGCCGGGGATGATGCGCGCCGACATCACCAACCCCACCGCCGTAGCCGCGCCCTTCTGACCACCGATATAGGCAGCCAAGGACGCGATGGCGAGGAATCCCAGCCAGTCACCGATGGAGGAGGCCACCTGCGTGAGCCAGAGGTGGAAGAACTGGGGCGAGCCGAATATCCGGACGCGGAAACCGACCCTTTCGCCTTGATCGCTGCCAAGGCTGGGGTCGATGGGCACTTTGCCGTCCGAGGGTTCGAGCCCGGGCAGCGGCACCTGGCGCGCTTCCGCCATGCCCTCCACGTTAGGGGTCAGACGTCCGTAGCCGGGCCATCAGGCATCGGCGGGCGGGGTGGCCCAGGGGCCGCCTTGATGCCCATCGCCTTCTTGGTGGCCTTCGTGGCCTTGGTGGCCTTGGTGGCCTTCGTGGCCTTCGTGGCCTTCGTGGCCTTCTTGGTGGCCTTCTTGGTGGCGCCGCGCCGGGCCGTCTTCTTCACCGGGCCAGCATCGCGACGAATCTGCAAAAGTTCGGCAGCCCGCTCGATCGTCACGTTCTCCACCGAGTCGCCCTTGCGCAGGCTGGCGTTCGTCTCACCATCGGTGACGTACGGCCCGAAGCGCCCGTCCTTCACCACCACGAGTTTCTCCGACACTGGGTCGTTCCCCAGTTCCTTGAGCGGCGGGGCGGGGGCGGTCTTTCGGCGGCCGAACTTCTTCGGCTCGGCCAGCACCTTGACCGCATCTTCCACCGTGATGGTGAAGAGTTGCTCCTCGCGGTCCACGCTGCGGGTTTCCTCGCCCCACTTCACGAACGGCCCGTAGCGGCCATTGGCCGCGATGATGTCGCCACCGTCGGCGGGATGAGCACCCACCAGCCGCGGCAACCGCAGCAGCGCAAGCGCATCGTTGAGGGTAAGCGTGGACAGCGACATCGTCTGGAACAGCGACGACATCTTCGGTTTCACGCCATCGGGCAGGGTCTCGGCGTCGCCCAGTTGCACATACGGCCCAAACCGTCCGCTCTTGGCGAACACCGGCAGGCCCGTATCCGGGTCCTCGCCGAGCGGTTCGCCACCCTTGGGGGCCGAGAGGATCTCCACCGCGCGCTCCATGGTGAGTTCATCCAGCGGCAGATCCTCGGGGATCGAGGCCGTTTCCTCACCACGCTTGAGGTACGGGCCGTAGCGACCGTTACGCAGAACGATCGGGACACCGTCGTCGTCGACCCCCAGCGGAATCGTGTTGATGGCCTCCGCATCGGCCTCTTCAAGAGCCTTGTCCTTGAGGCCCTTCACGCCCCGGCCGTCGTCGCCAAACCAGAAGTGCGTCAACCACGGAAGGCGAGCCTGACGACCGCCGGCGATTTCATCGAGATCGTCTTCCATGCGGGCGGTGAACTCGTAGTCCACCAGATGACTGAAGTGGTCCTCCAGCAGTTTCACCACCGCAAAGGCATCGGTGGTGGGCACGAGAGCCTGACCTTTTTTCCACACGTAGCCCCGAGCCTGAATGGTCTCCATCGTCGATGCGTACGTGGAAGGACGGCCGATGCCTTTTTCCTCCAGCATCTTCACCAGGGTGGCCTCCGTGTAGCGGAACGGGGGCTGGGTGGTGTGACCGGCAGCTTGCACCAAGGGGTTTGGCAACGCCTGGCCCTGCTCCAGATTCGGCAGTCTGGCCGTGTCGTCGCCACTCTCCTCAGCATCGTCTTCGCCTTTGAATCCGTACACCGCCTGCCACCCGGGGAAGGTGATGGTGCGGCCCGATGCCGTCCACTCGGTGGCCACTCCATCGGCCGTAGTGGCACCGATGCGAACGGTGACGGTGTTGCCCCGGGCGTCGGGCATCTGGCTCGCCACCGTGCGCTGGTAGATCAGTTCGTAGAGCCGCAGTTGATCGCCGCGGAGTTCCCCCCGCAACTGATCGGGGGTCCGGAACGTGTCCCCCGCCGGGCGAATAGCCTCGTGGGCCTCTTGCGCGTTTTTACTCTTCTTGGCGTAGGCGCGAGGCGTGTCGGTGAGGTAATCGGGTCCGAACTGACTCCCGATCACCTTCCGGGCGGCCGCAATGGCGGTACCGGACAACGTGGTGCTGTCGGTTCGCATGTAGGTGATATAGCCGTCTTCGTAGAGTCCCTGAGCCAGGCTCATAACCTGGCGGCTACTCATCCGCAGACGGGAACCACCCACCTGCTGAAGGGTTGAGGTGATGAAGGGCGGCTTGGGGCGAGAGCTGTACGGCTTCGTCTCGGTGTTCGCCACGGCAAAGGCCTGGTCCGCCAACCCGCTCTGGAGACGCGCCGCGCTCACCTCGTCGAGGATGGCGATGTCGTCGCGCTTCGTGCCGCCCTGGGCGTTGAAGTCGCGACTGCCGGCCACGCGGTGGCCGTCGATGGTGGCGAGCGACGCCGTAAAGGCTGGATCAGTGGGGAAGGCGGCGCTGAGGTCCCAATAACCGGCCGCCACAAAAGCCATCCGCTCTCGTTCCCGCTCCACCACAAGACGGACGCTGGGCGACTGCACCCGACCGGCGGAAAGCCCCTGGCGGATCTTTCGCCAGCACACCTCCGACAGCGGATAGCCATAGAGGCGATCCACGATACGACGGCTCTCTTGGGCGTCGACGAGGCCGTAGTCGATGTCACGGGATTCAGCAATGGCCTGCTCGATCGCCGCCTTGGTGATCTCGTGAAACACCATGCGCTTCACCGGCACCGTCGGCTTGAGCACCTCGAGCAGATGCCATGAGATCGCTTCGCCCTCACGATCCTCATCAGTGGCGAGATAGAGCTGGTCGGCGCCCTTCAGCGCTTTCCGCAACTTGGCGATCACATCCTTCTTGCTGGCGTGCACCAGATATTCCACGGCGA contains:
- a CDS encoding MFS transporter, which produces MAEARQVPLPGLEPSDGKVPIDPSLGSDQGERVGFRVRIFGSPQFFHLWLTQVASSIGDWLGFLAIASLAAYIGGQKGAATAVGLVMSARIIPGFFFGAASGVVADRFDRKRVMVCCDLGRAAVLLTLPFVDTVFGLVVASLVLECFTLLWTPAKEASVPNLVPASHLTTANSLSLVAAYGTMPIAAGLFSVLAGISAALGKIDAFDALRTNQVGLAFYVDAATFLLSAFMISKLTLPKNERKASADGRRMDFGQAFHELKEGWKFIFVNPVVRAVNVGLATGLVGGGMLVPLGPIFADQVLDAGTAGFGLLIFALGCGVAVGVVLLSVFQRHIPKARVFTWSVFGAGASLILAASMSALGAASLFVGMMGVCAGSVYVLGFTLLHESVDDELRGRIFSALYTLARFCVLIAFAVGPFLAAALGRLSQNLFGGAVDIGGVSVAIPGVRLTLWLAGVIILGAGVLAVLSLRAGQAYTVALSDESPSALDKFLLQEGAELVSGLTAPITESRRNYEREAKEHEADE
- the topA gene encoding type I DNA topoisomerase, with the protein product MAKPLVIVESPAKARTIEGFLGGEFTVLASMGHIRDLSPKGLSVDVDNDFAVEYLVHASKKDVIAKLRKALKGADQLYLATDEDREGEAISWHLLEVLKPTVPVKRMVFHEITKAAIEQAIAESRDIDYGLVDAQESRRIVDRLYGYPLSEVCWRKIRQGLSAGRVQSPSVRLVVERERERMAFVAAGYWDLSAAFPTDPAFTASLATIDGHRVAGSRDFNAQGGTKRDDIAILDEVSAARLQSGLADQAFAVANTETKPYSSRPKPPFITSTLQQVGGSRLRMSSRQVMSLAQGLYEDGYITYMRTDSTTLSGTAIAAARKVIGSQFGPDYLTDTPRAYAKKSKNAQEAHEAIRPAGDTFRTPDQLRGELRGDQLRLYELIYQRTVASQMPDARGNTVTVRIGATTADGVATEWTASGRTITFPGWQAVYGFKGEDDAEESGDDTARLPNLEQGQALPNPLVQAAGHTTQPPFRYTEATLVKMLEEKGIGRPSTYASTMETIQARGYVWKKGQALVPTTDAFAVVKLLEDHFSHLVDYEFTARMEDDLDEIAGGRQARLPWLTHFWFGDDGRGVKGLKDKALEEADAEAINTIPLGVDDDGVPIVLRNGRYGPYLKRGEETASIPEDLPLDELTMERAVEILSAPKGGEPLGEDPDTGLPVFAKSGRFGPYVQLGDAETLPDGVKPKMSSLFQTMSLSTLTLNDALALLRLPRLVGAHPADGGDIIAANGRYGPFVKWGEETRSVDREEQLFTITVEDAVKVLAEPKKFGRRKTAPAPPLKELGNDPVSEKLVVVKDGRFGPYVTDGETNASLRKGDSVENVTIERAAELLQIRRDAGPVKKTARRGATKKATKKATKATKATKATKATKATKATKKAMGIKAAPGPPRPPMPDGPATDV